From the genome of Jaculus jaculus isolate mJacJac1 chromosome 17, mJacJac1.mat.Y.cur, whole genome shotgun sequence:
ACCCTGACAGCTTTTGGTCGCTAGTCGCTGAGCCCCTGGCTCGGTTCAGTTCGTTGCTGCGGGGTGGAAAGGAAAGGCCATGGCCCTGCGCGAGCCGGCCGGGGAGCCCGAGCGCTTCGGTCCAGCGACCGCGGGAGGGGCTGCTTGACCCGCATTCTGAAAGCCGAGACCTGCGTGTGGCCCGGGATTTTCCttgtccttttcttcttcttccttttcctccacactctccccttccttctcttttcccaaTGTCCCAGCTTGTATCTCTCCACCACCACCCTCTGGAAGGAGCCCAGAGCTAAGGCCAGGAGCCCTGACAGCCTGGGTCCGAGTGCCCAGCAGCCTGGCAGGGAGGCGGAGGGGTGGCTCGGTGGCTGTGGGAGAGTTGCTGGTTCTTTCCAAGGACGTTAAGGGGTGTGCACAGGTGAGAGATGGCGGGAAGGAAAGGAAGCTGGACCCCCGGCTTGGCGGCCAGAAGAGGGCTCAGGCTTGTAGGGGCAAgcacctctctctccccccccgccccctctctctctctctctctctcacacacacacacacacacacacacacacacacacaccgagagaGAGGAGCTGCTTCTGGCATTGACCTCCTAGGCCAACTCTCACCTCGGATGGCTCCTTCTCCCTATACCTAAACTGCTTCTTCCTAGTGGGACAAAGAAATGTGTGTTGAAGGGTTTAACATGAAATGCATACTCTATGCTAGGCTATCAACTTTACGGTAAAATATCCGACCTTGGCAAACACTGCTGGTTTACAAAGAGTTCATTCAGCAGCTTCCTGACAGCCCGTCTGAGGCATACAGCCATTGGGTTCACGACGTGACCCCAGCAGCCTGGATGCCTTTCTGGGCCATCTCGCCCCCTCAGCCTGCTGCCAAGACCCCCAGAAATGGAAGGTTGCACCCTGAGAAAGACGTGACAGGGTTTGCTGGGGAAGTGTTGGGAGATGAAGGAGggagtgaagaaaaagaaataaaagaagatgaGGGAGGTGAGAAGAGGGGGcgatgaaaacagaaaaagatccCAAGCATACTTgctggaggaaagagagggaccCGTCTCCCAGCCACCCACCCGCACGCCCTCACAGCTCTGTGATGAACACCTCTGGTGCACAGAGTGAAATGGGTCTTTTCTGGGTTATGACGCCCCATCACCCCTAACCTGTACTCAAAGGCCAGGCAATAGGGGAGACCACCCCAGGAGGGTGAGCCTTCCATAGGACTTGGGATCTGGGTGGGCTGTGGGGCTGCAGGGGAGGGGTCGAAGAGCTGCTGACCTGTGTCCCCCTCCCCTCCACAGCATATCTGGTGCAGGCCGTGAGAGCAGCGGGCAAGTGCGATGCCGTCTTTAAGGGCTTTTCAGACTGTTTGCTCAAACTGGGTGACAGTATGGCCAACTACCCGCAGGGCCTGGATGACAAGACAAACATCAAGACCGTGTGCACGTAAgtgtcctccttctcttcttgggcactgctGAAGTCAGAGAGCACCAAGCCACCCTGCTTGCACCAAGACTTGGACAAGTCCTCTGGCCAGGAGGCCCAGAGGTTCTAAACCTGCACAGTTTAGGGGCCTCCACAACCTGGGGTGGGCTACGAGGAGGACCCTCCTATTGGCCTCCAGGGCTCTCGCggctttacaggccagcaccTACTGGGTAAGAACAGGCTGCGGGGGAGGGGCAACGTGCCTTCTTCCAGTCCCTTGGTCCACAAAACCTGTTTTGAGACATCTCTATTCTGCCCTCTGGTGCCTGGGAAGCCTGCTAAGTCCTCTGAGCTGTTGGCACGGGCCTGACAAGTACTGAGAGTAAGGCTGTATTTACCTAAACGGACAGTCATCCGCAGCTCCTGTCTATTTCTGCTCCTTCTGACACATCCCAAGAAAATGCAGGCTCAGGAAAGGGACATTGTTTCTGAGGGGGGAAACAAAAGCTAAAAGAGTATTGTGTGTCATGGACTTTGCCTGTTGGGGTCTTAGGTGGCGTCTTTACTGTGTTGGCGGCCATTCCCAGATGTGCTTTGCTTCAAGCACCCTTTCCCAACTCTGCATGGTCTCTCCATATCACAGAAGCCGGTGGCTTCTCAGCGAGAGAGGAGGGCTTAATGCCCAGGCACAGTGGCATCTTTTTAGCAGTTTTGCTGGTACGCCTACCGCCTACCTCCCACTAGCAAGTGAGGTGTCCAGCTgactcccactgaggagggcctgccACACCTTATCTGCTGCAGATTTTGAAGTGCCTTCGTCTTCTCAATACACATTCTCCTTTGTTTTCGAAAGGTACTTGTATTCCGCCATGCTAACAATGGCTTGGCAGGAAAGCCAAGGCAAGAAGTGTCCCTTATTCCCAGAGGTTGAAGTAGCCATTTTTTATGTCATCCTCTGTGTACTGTGTGATCCTCCCTTCCCTAAATGAGGGTGGAGAAGAGCATTTAAATTGTGACCAAATGGGGAtccatatttatatttacttccTTAATACCCCAGCATCTAGTATCACTAGGAACCCCAGCAGTTTAGTGGCTGGTGAACAAAAAGAGAACAAATGCATTTAATTCCAAATATCTGGGGATAGGTATGGATAAATCTATAAGGCATGGGAATGTTAAATACAGAGTAGTTCTGAAATCCTCTATCATTTGCTGGAACCTAGTGAtttctaggtttttgtttttgttttgttttgttttttaaccaggGCTAGCTAAGGTCTTGGGAACCATGGAACTGGGGATGGGCACTCTTGTGGTGGCAGGCCACAGCTGGATCCAACCAACTGTGCCCTTAGCTCAGCCCCAGGATGAAGCCCAAATACCCCAGACCTGGGTGAATGTCGTTTGCCAGACCTCTATTCTAGAAGGGCTCTGTTACCATTTGGAGCTACCTAGAGAAAACAGCGATTTACACAATATTTGCATTTGAGGTGCCATCACACTACAGTTCTGCAGGGGAGCTGTCCCCTGGGACCCTTGAGTTGTCTCTAAATATTGGTCCTGTGTCCGTGTCTCCTAGTTCTCATAAACTGGAATCACAGGTCACTTCAAGGCACCTTGAGCTCAGGACAATGCAACAAGCATTTATTTCTGCAAGGTCTGGTAGGAGTGGAAGCAAAGGGGAATCCTGCCTCCAGGGAGCTTACAGTCAAGGCAAGGGAGCAGGCGGCAAGAGCAAACAAACCCAGTTGCTTGGAGCCACTGCTGACTTGGTGCTGGGGGCTGGGTGAAGTGGGAGTCGGCACAGATCGACCCAGCTTCCGAAAGGAGACAGCGCCCCAGGAATCGATCACAGCTTGGGATTATATTTAGTCTTGGGATCTATTTTGGGTTTCCAGAAGAAAGcgggacaataaaaaaaaaaaaatttttaaagacaggTTGGATGAAGGTTGTGGGGGCGGGGCTAGAAGCCGCGCTAGAGAGAGGAAGTGGCTGACTTTACACCTGGAGAGCCAGGACCCGGATGGGGGTCCTCGAGGGGATAGGTGTCTTCTGTGGGCACCGTGCCCGCTCTGGAGAACGCAGGTGTGACACCCAGGAGGTCGTGGAGCAGAAGGAAATGGGAAAGCACCCAGCTCGCAGGCCCGGAGCGCTGGCATGTGCCAAGCCCTAAAAGTCACCcaaaaggccctggggtgctcagcCCCTTAACACTCACCGGCcggggccaggaggaggaggcgggCGTCTCCAGCAGCCGTCGGAGCGCAGGGCTTGAGCCGAGCCAGGCGGGAGGGCCTCGGAGGACTGAAGTGGTGGAGGAAGCAAGTGGGTAACGGGAGGCAaacggggctgggggggggggggaaggaaagagaaagaaaggagatgagAAGCTGGAAAGAAAAGGAGGCGTGGGGGCTGGGTGACGGAGAGGCCCGCGGGAGGGGGCGaaggggccggggggggggggcggaggaggTGGGAGAAGCCAGGAGGGGAGGGCCCTGCTCAGACTGAGTCCCCCATCTTGCAAGCTAAGAGGCGTTTAATGGGCCGCAGCTTGCTAGGCTTAGCGCTGTTTTCTTGGCTTTCCCGGAGGAGGGCGAGCAATCTGTTGGCGCAGGCCGAGGTGCCAGCGCCACTCCGCGTGGGCGACCCGCCTCCTGGCTACCAGGTCCCTTCTTGGCACCCGGTAGGCGAAACCAGACCAGGAAGGGGTTGGCCCACCCACCTGGACTAAGGATGGGCTGAGGTCCAGCGAGTCGCGACCCTGGGCGTGCTGCCCCGGAGCCGGGGAGGTCGGGCCCTGGCGGGGAGGAGGGAGGCGCTGGGCGGACGCCGCCCCCAGGGTCCTCCGGCGCCCAAAGTGAACCTGCTTCTGgtgttctgttctgttcctcGCCAGATACTGGGAGGATTTCCACAGCTGCACGGTCACGGCCCTCACGGATTGCCAGGAAGGGGCGAAAGATATGTGGGATAAACTGAGGAAGGAATCTAAAAACCTCAACATCCAAGGCAGCTTATTCGAACTCTGCGGCGGCGGCAACGGGGCGGCGGGGCCCGTGCTCCCGGCGCTGCCGCTGCTCCTGGCGGCCCTCTGCGCGGCGTTGGCGACCTGGCTGTCCTTCTGAGCGCGGGCCCGGTCCCCGCGCCCACCCGCACTCACTCCATGCTCCCGGAAACCGAGAGGAAGATCCATCCGTTCTTTGGGGACGTTGTGATTCTCTGTGATGCTGAAAACACTCATATGGGATTGTGGGAAATCCtgattctccttttcttttttctccccttccAATTTCGTTTGATTCCTTGTATTTTATTTGCCAAATGTTACCGACCAGTGAGCGAGAGCGCACAGCCCAAATCGGACCTCAGCTTTAGTCCGTCttcatagaaaaataagaaaacggCAAACTcacccccatttttaaaaaagaaaaaaagatatttttattttttggcaaaaGAATCTCAGGAACGGCCCTGGGCCACCTACTATATTAATCATGTTGATAACATGACAAATGATGGCTCCTTCTCATAGGAAAGCGAGGAGAGGAGAAGGCCAGGGAAACGAATCCAAGAGCGGTGTCCACGGGGAAGCATATGGCGAATTATCACGCTCACGCCGTTCGTCCACAGTACCTTGTTTTGATCATGTCCACTGCCCATTTCTCCTCCAGAAAAGCGAAAGCACAGGCTGCGGGCTCTGCGTTCTaaggatgggagggagagagggaggggtgggggcgACTGGCGCGGAGGCGAAGGCCGAGGCCGCGGGGAGAAACGCTGCTACGGCCCCTGAAGGTCGGCTTCACCTGCTACTGTTGACGCGTCTTTCCAGTCCACTGCCTTTGTCACCCTCCTCTCTCTTGTTTTAGCTGTCACACACTCGGTCATACCCGAATATCCAGCGGTATAGATCACAAGGGCGGGGGGTTAAATGTTAatctaaaaatagtttaaaagattTTGACATAAAAAAGAgccttgattttaaaaaaagagagagagatgtaatttaaaaagtttattataAATTAAATTCAGCAAAAAAATTTGCTACAAAGTATAgagaagtataaaataaaaaaaaagttattgtttGAAATCAaggtgttgttttcttttctacccGCGATCACGTTTCCTGGGGAGCCTAAGAGGACGCGCTACGCCAGGTGAAGGCCTCTGCAGTCTTCAAACAGACCCCCTACATCTGTGGCACTTGGCCATGTCCCCTAAAACCTGCTtacttgagaagaaaaaaaaaggaagtcgtTTTAAAATTGATGTGAAAAGCAGAGCCCTTACCAATGTGTCCACGGACAGACCGGCCTTGCACACGCAGACACAATGCCCCAGGTGGGTGTGAGCCCTAACCACCGCCCCGCCCGCCCGGCTCAAACCGCGACCCGCGTCTTCCTGTGCGGTGGCCCGAGGCGACCGGCGCCGGAGCCACCATTAAGGGCTCCTGCAAAGGGGCGGCAGGGCTGCGTTCCCGGGCGGGGATCGGGCGAATCCTTTCATAATTAATAAGACGGCTCAGCTGAAATGGCGAGGAGACGGGGCCTTATTGATCTGTCTGTCGGTGGAGCTGCTTTCGCCTCTCCCATTGATAGGCTCCGCGTGGCCTGACGGAGAAATAAACATTTCAGAGAAAACCTCAGCGCGGGCGATCCGGGCCCGGGGTCTGCAGGCGCGGAGGGGGCGGGCGGGGGAAGGGAGAGATCTCCACGCAGGTCAGCGGGTTCAATGAAATGGAAATCGGATTCTACTGAAGGTAGGGTTGGGAGAGAGCCGAGGCAGGCTCCCCAAGGCGTTGTGCGAGGAGGAAGggcggagggggggggaagaCTCTGGTGCGCGCGTAGGTTTCCGCGCCCCGCTGACGGGAGGGTGCGCGGGGCTCAGAAATGCGATGTGTAAACAATCGCTAGGGTAACGGTTCATAAATCAAACTCAGTGGGTCGCAGCCCAATCTGCATTCCCCCCACGGATTGAATTCCAGCAACACATGCGTCCCTGCGCCCCCGGGCGCTGTGAGCTAGCTGCAAGACCCGCTCGGGTTCACGCACGCGCCGCACGGGGCCACTCCCGGGAACAGTCCCCCGGCCATCCCCGCCAccagcccctcctccctcctctcggGTCTCAGCCCAACCAAAGCAGACCGCCGCTGCCCGGCTCGGGGGGTCATCTGCTCCCGAAAGCCCGTTCGTTTGGGAAAATCGTTGAGATTTGTTTGTTTCGTTTCAATAGCTATTTTCGGTCTGAGAATAAAGATCTCGCCTGGAATTCACACGAAAATGCCCGAGCATGCTTTAAATACGAATCTAGTTAATGAGGAGGAGGGGAGCCAGGGAGGGTCTCCCCGTCATCTTGGCCTGAGTCGCGCGCCGCCCTCtccgcacgcgcgcgcgcgcgcgcgcgggttTCTTTGCAGATTGGGGGCGAACCGTGCGCGTGGCTGAGCCCCTGGTTTGATGAAATAAAACACGTGTGGCGCGTTACCCGGGctttgggagaaagagacaccCTGGAGACCAAAGGCGGGGCCCCTCTCCTGGTCCCGCCGCGCCCCTGCCATGGCCTGCGGTCCGGAGTCGGAGGGACGAGGGCGCGGGAGGGGACCTAAGGGGGCGCGGAGGAGGGGCGGGGGCTGGCCTGCTCGCCCTACAGAGGCCTCCTCAGGGAACCCCTGGCCTCCCTGTGGTCCCAGCAACCCTGCACCGAGTCCTTCGGCGCGCTCACTACGCCCGATCCCACTGGAATCTTCAAACCTTGGCCCCCTGTCGGAAGCTGCCTGGCGGGGTGGGTGGCGGGGACCACGCTGACGTGCGCTTGGAGAGATCTCCCGGAACCCCAGAGATCGTCCTAAGGCAGGCTTCGGAGTCTGGCTCCTGAGAGAGCACTTGTTTTTTCTTCAGATGGTGATTGTCTGGCTTATTTCCGTACAATCTTCCACTATCGTTTGCTACTTAATCGTGATGACATGTCCATATGTTAGTCGGTGCCACTGTTTGAAGCAGCAGTGTAGCCAACGCTGTTTCCAGCTCCAGTATCCAGAGCTCCCACCCTGAGGTGAAAGGGGCGGTGGGCCTCAGGACCAGGACCGCGCCACACCACCTGCCAACAATCGGACCAGCTCTGCGCACCACCCAGGGCCCTGCTTGTGGCCCACCCACACTGGCTGGGAGTCCATGAGGAAGCCCTCCTTCGCTCTACCATTCCAGTCTGACGAAATCCAAGACACTCACCTGAGTGTAGGACTTCGCTTGTGAAAATGTCCCAGAGGCCACTTCCAGAGCCCGTGGGAGGGAGAATAAAACGGAAAGAGGATCCTGGCATGGAGAGTGGGGACTCAAGGAAAGAGGGGTGCGATGAATCCAAAAGTGGAGATAGCAGAGGAGACAGAAGTGactggagaaagagaggggcCGAAGGAAACCATTAGAGGTGGATATgataaaggaagagataaaggcGAAATAAGATTTGTCACCAGTAGGGACTCTCCAGGCGAATAGGCACAGGCCTCAGATTTCCTTTCCGTGGATGTTTGTACCCAAGAGCCACAGCCACAAGCCGCTAGTGCCTTTGCTCTGAGCCAGCCGAGGTCTGCCAAGCCCCAAACCACCGGTCCACCTCACAGCCCAATCCTGCCCTTGCCTGGAACCACCCAAAGAGGTCAGATGGGCCAAGCCAGATActtccattttctctcaaatttcTGCAGCCTCGTTTTTGGGAAGGTCTTCCATGGTCTCCTGAACCCCACCACTCCAGCCTCCACCGAGCTGTACACAAGACTCTGCACCCTGGTGATGCCCACCTggacactggtgtgtgtgtgggggggggcgctTTCTAGAACACTCTTTGTTCCAGCCCACTAGCCCAGGACAGGAAAGTTGACCAATTGTCCCTCTACTTGCTGCCCCTGGCAGGGACACGAGGTGGCAAGACAGGGTAGAAGCAAGAGAAAATTTGTCACTGCAGGGATTCTGAGAAGACTCCcagtttgcccccccccccatctgcgtGCAAAGGCTCTGAAAATCCCTAGGCCAAAGGGTGTAGCTGTGTTCCTCGTCACTGCTCTTCTCCAAAAACACAAGCATGGCAAGGCTCGCCAGGCTTCCTGGACTCTGGCAATCACTGCGACCCATGGGAAAGGACTTGTGCCCCTCCTCTGCCGAGCTGTGGTGGGAGCCTGCAACTTTGCCGCTCAGATTGGTGCCATTAAAGGAAGTCCCCTTCAGCATGACTTCTAAGAGCCCCAGACTCAGGAACCCAAGCCCTCGGTTACTGTCTTTGGACCCTTGTGCCTGTCGctgagtcccttggtttccccttCCGTAAGGAGGGCAGTCACAACTCCCAGGCCACAGGACTGTACCTTGGCCTCAGAGAAGATAGGTGACCTGCTTTCCCGAAACCTGCCCGTCACCAGTGTGAGCAGTTCACCTCCCTTTGCTTCCCAGGGCTTTATCTGACAGGTCTCAGTGAATTCCCCAGAATTATGCTGACATTGGGGCAGATTGAATTTATAGCCTAGCAATTTAAGCTCCTCTTGCTACCTCAAGTCAGTCTGCGACCTCCCTGTCCAGCCCAGGCACGGGCACTGGATTAAGTCAGCTGCTTGGGGGAGACTGCTTTCTCCCAGACCGCTCCAGCCCACCCCACTCCTGTGGGACCGCAGGCCTTTGTCGGGGGACCCTGGCTTCTCCTCCTAGAGCTCCAGGGACCAGCTGCTCTTCCCTGGCCTGCCCAATTTTCCAGGAGCCCCTGCCACTCAGTAAAATTCCTCTTCCaacattaaaaaatggaaaacaaacaaacattgtcCCTGTAACCAGCAAAGCCataggagacagagaaggacacATTTAACCCTCATCCACTAACAATATTAATGGGCACAGGTGTGCTCTTCCACACTTAAATCCATGTGCCTGTTATCATCGGCTTGCAATGACACACACACTTATGGATGGTGAGGTTTGTCTTTTTGTTCCACgggataaatatttttttttaacaacctaATTCTTCAAGGTCGATAGCTCAACCCACAGCTCCACAGAAAGAACAACTGTGCTACGGTTTAACTCGCCTCCTGTTGCTGCACATCTGATATTTCAAGgtatttgtattgttttgttgctGTCCTGTTCAAACAACATTCTGCACTGGTTTCTTTGATAGTTTAGCTCCCCCCCACCCAAGTTGGACTTCGAGGTAAGAAGGTCTGTCTGTGGGCTTTTCATATGAAAAGATGCCAATTGCTTTACAAAAGAATTCAGGGTTCCCcgtggcctcctgaatgctatgtGCAGACAGCTTTGTCTCTGTCGGCCCCTCAGGTGGGCTTGCAGCTTTCTGGAAGGCCTGTGCTTCCAGCGCTCTCACTGAGTTCTGTGCATCTTGGTCCCTAAAAAGCCATCAGAGCATACTCCTCCTTGGGCAGGGAAGGTCCAGGTAGACTCCGGGTCCCTTCCCAAGACTGGGGCAAGAGCCCTGGCAATGGCTGATTTTACTCAAAACCAGGAAAACCCTGGATCAACACCCTTAATCTAATCAATACAACAAGTTAGGGAGCTAAAGCACCCTGGGGCTTGGTGGGTGATTGGCAGGAGGTGGAAGTGGAGCTTAATGAAGGCCATCCCCTTATACTTGGTGCTGGCATTGGGGCACTTAGCCAGCAGTGGGCCAGCTCTGTCTGTCCCCGTGGAAGCTACTGTCCCCAGGCCTGGCTGCAGTGGAAGGCGGGCACAGGGAAAGAAACAAACAGCATCGTGGAGCCCAAGCAAGGAGCACGACTGCCGAACTTCTCTTTTCCTCATGCggtgccccccaccaccaccaccccaggctTCCAACCCTGGGTGCGCAAACAGGAGGGTTGGAGCATCTGTGAGGGGCTTGGTGTGCAGAAATCTGAGTCCTAGTCTCTCCCCCACcactctgtacacacacacacacacttactccaGCTtaactttttaaagcatttaactTTCCTTGAGCACTTTCTACATGTTAAGTGTTATACCAAAACCATTCTGTCTCCTTGGCAACCTTGGTGGAGTGATTGTATTATTTCCATTTctcagaagagaaacagaggttTCGAAAGGGGTTACTAATGTC
Proteins encoded in this window:
- the Nrn1 gene encoding neuritin isoform X1, whose translation is MPFWAISPPQPAAKTPRNGRLHPEKDVTGFAGEVLGDEGGSEEKEIKEDEGAYLVQAVRAAGKCDAVFKGFSDCLLKLGDSMANYPQGLDDKTNIKTVCTYWEDFHSCTVTALTDCQEGAKDMWDKLRKESKNLNIQGSLFELCGGGNGAAGPVLPALPLLLAALCAALATWLSF
- the Nrn1 gene encoding neuritin isoform X2 is translated as MGLKLNGRYISLILAVQIAYLVQAVRAAGKCDAVFKGFSDCLLKLGDSMANYPQGLDDKTNIKTVCTYWEDFHSCTVTALTDCQEGAKDMWDKLRKESKNLNIQGSLFELCGGGNGAAGPVLPALPLLLAALCAALATWLSF